A window of Caldisericaceae bacterium contains these coding sequences:
- the coaE gene encoding dephospho-CoA kinase (Dephospho-CoA kinase (CoaE) performs the final step in coenzyme A biosynthesis.) produces MKVIGLTGNIASGKSAVSKFLKELGAEVIDLDSLAKSLQDSNYLGVIDKIKQTFGDKVILYDNILNRKLLAKIVFHNKDELKKLNDIMIPVLTEKLILEIERHREIGTNFLVLDAAILFEAEWDKLADITVVICIPKELQLKRLIEREQIDEFEALARINAQMPIEEKIKKADIVIKNTGTIEELKEKVIEVWKKKILST; encoded by the coding sequence ATGAAAGTAATCGGACTTACAGGCAACATTGCTTCGGGCAAATCTGCTGTAAGCAAATTTTTAAAAGAGTTAGGTGCAGAAGTTATAGATTTGGATAGTCTTGCAAAATCTTTACAAGATTCAAATTACTTAGGGGTAATTGACAAGATTAAACAAACTTTCGGTGACAAAGTTATTTTATATGATAATATTTTAAATAGAAAACTCCTTGCTAAAATTGTATTTCATAATAAAGACGAACTCAAGAAACTAAACGATATAATGATTCCTGTTCTAACAGAAAAATTAATTTTAGAGATTGAAAGGCATAGAGAAATAGGAACAAATTTTTTAGTTTTGGATGCAGCCATACTATTTGAAGCAGAGTGGGACAAATTAGCCGATATTACTGTTGTGATATGCATACCAAAAGAATTACAGCTAAAAAGACTAATAGAACGTGAACAAATTGACGAATTTGAAGCACTTGCAAGAATCAATGCACAGATGCCAATTGAAGAAAAAATTAAAAAAGCCGATATTGTCATTAAAAATACAGGAACCATAGAAGAATTAAAAGAAAAGGTAATCGAAGTGTGGAAGAAAAAAATACTTT